From the Paenibacillus sp. genome, one window contains:
- a CDS encoding redox-sensing transcriptional repressor Rex, producing the protein MKFPKISEAVVRRLPMYLRNLNELAKSDVQTVSSQELGRRLDLNPAQIRKDLAYFGEFGKKGIGYDVNYLVEKIRGILKLDQEIRVALVGAGNLGHALCNYNAYLKDNMRISAVFDANPKRVGESINQLSVQPMHELVETVREQRVRIGIITVPAAEAQNVADQFVEAGVEGILNFAPSIIKVPHHIRVHYADFTIELQSLAYYLNRNETEEDEE; encoded by the coding sequence TTGAAATTTCCTAAAATTTCGGAGGCGGTCGTCCGCCGCCTGCCGATGTATTTGCGCAACTTGAACGAGCTCGCCAAGAGCGACGTGCAGACGGTGTCGTCCCAGGAGCTGGGAAGGCGCCTCGATCTGAACCCGGCGCAAATTCGGAAAGATCTCGCTTATTTCGGCGAGTTCGGGAAGAAAGGCATCGGGTACGACGTCAACTATTTGGTCGAGAAAATTCGAGGCATTTTGAAGCTTGACCAGGAAATCCGCGTCGCGCTCGTCGGCGCGGGCAACCTCGGGCATGCGCTGTGCAATTATAACGCTTATTTGAAGGATAATATGCGCATCTCCGCCGTGTTCGACGCCAATCCGAAGCGGGTCGGCGAAAGCATCAACCAGCTCAGCGTCCAGCCGATGCACGAGCTGGTCGAGACGGTTCGGGAGCAGCGCGTCCGCATCGGCATCATTACGGTGCCGGCCGCGGAAGCGCAAAACGTGGCCGACCAGTTCGTGGAGGCGGGCGTCGAGGGGATTCTCAATTTCGCCCCTTCGATCATCAAGGTGCCGCATCATATTCGGGTGCATTACGCCGATTTCACGATCGAGCTGCAAAGCCTCGCGTATTATTTGAATCGGAACGAGACGGAGGAAGACGAAGAATGA
- the panC gene encoding pantoate--beta-alanine ligase: MRIFRTIDEYKRFLAELPASRTVGFVPTMGYLHAGHLSLVERAKRENDVVVMSVFVNPLQFGPNEDFERYPRDEARDLALMESAGVDAAFLPGVRDMYPNGAVKTTVRVAGVTERLCGASRPGHFDGVATVVSKLFHIVEPTRAYFGLKDAQQVAVIETMVADLNMNVTVVPCPTLREPDGLAMSSRNVYLTPEQRERATVLYASLQAIDGWRRANPDVTAAELEAKLAEAIRRTPGAELDYAQVMTYPALEPIEGPVRRAGRFIAALAVKFGGTRLIDNRLFEGEDTAT; encoded by the coding sequence ATGCGCATTTTTCGAACGATCGACGAATACAAGCGGTTTCTGGCGGAGCTGCCCGCCTCCCGGACCGTCGGCTTCGTGCCGACGATGGGGTATTTGCACGCGGGGCATCTGTCGCTCGTGGAGCGGGCGAAGCGGGAAAACGACGTCGTCGTGATGAGCGTCTTCGTCAACCCGCTCCAATTCGGGCCGAACGAAGATTTCGAGCGGTACCCGCGGGACGAAGCGCGCGATCTCGCGCTGATGGAAAGCGCCGGCGTCGACGCGGCTTTCCTGCCCGGCGTGCGGGACATGTACCCGAACGGCGCCGTGAAGACGACGGTGCGCGTCGCGGGCGTGACGGAGCGGCTGTGCGGCGCTTCGCGGCCGGGCCATTTCGACGGCGTGGCGACCGTCGTCTCCAAGCTGTTCCACATCGTTGAACCGACGCGGGCGTATTTCGGCCTTAAGGACGCGCAGCAGGTCGCCGTTATCGAGACGATGGTCGCCGATCTCAACATGAACGTGACCGTCGTGCCATGCCCGACGCTCCGGGAGCCGGACGGGCTCGCGATGAGCTCGCGCAACGTTTATTTGACGCCGGAGCAGCGCGAGCGCGCGACGGTGCTGTACGCTTCGCTCCAAGCGATCGACGGCTGGCGCCGGGCGAATCCGGACGTGACCGCCGCCGAGCTCGAGGCGAAGCTCGCCGAAGCGATTCGCCGGACGCCGGGCGCCGAGCTCGACTACGCGCAGGTGATGACGTACCCGGCGCTCGAGCCGATCGAAGGTCCGGTTCGCCGGGCCGGCCGGTTTATCGCCGCGCTGGCGGTCAAATTCGGCGGCACGCGCCTGATCGACAACCGTTTGTTCGAAGGCGAGGACACCGCTACCTAA
- a CDS encoding tetratricopeptide repeat protein produces MFKYLFQSMNEKLDGILEALPVAHGTAKQALLRQLQELREISDGMIEEWLLFEEKLAQAGKRSSQPAAASPAGSAGKLFDLPAEASESPMQTMQYQRGEGYFKLYMFAEAAREFQAVVAKFPEFLQARLYLALCLLQNENVAEAYSHLQILISLADDGKMKAIAYNALGCVNAVKGNVDQACECFRTSHALDPNFQDPVNNLKACQTEGGVLHLGVAIG; encoded by the coding sequence ATGTTCAAGTACTTGTTTCAATCGATGAACGAGAAGCTGGACGGCATTCTCGAGGCGCTGCCCGTCGCACACGGGACGGCCAAGCAAGCGCTGCTCCGCCAGCTGCAAGAGCTAAGGGAAATCAGCGACGGCATGATCGAGGAATGGCTGCTGTTCGAAGAAAAACTTGCCCAGGCAGGCAAGCGGTCTTCGCAGCCCGCGGCCGCGTCGCCGGCGGGAAGCGCGGGCAAGCTGTTCGACCTGCCTGCGGAAGCCTCCGAGTCGCCGATGCAAACGATGCAGTACCAGCGGGGCGAAGGGTATTTCAAGCTGTACATGTTCGCCGAAGCGGCGAGGGAATTTCAGGCGGTCGTGGCGAAATTTCCTGAGTTTTTGCAAGCCCGGTTGTACTTGGCGTTATGCCTTCTCCAGAACGAAAACGTCGCGGAAGCTTACAGCCATCTTCAAATCTTAATATCGCTCGCGGACGACGGGAAGATGAAGGCGATCGCGTACAATGCGCTGGGCTGCGTGAACGCCGTGAAAGGAAACGTCGACCAGGCCTGCGAATGTTTTCGCACGTCGCACGCCTTGGATCCGAACTTTCAAGACCCTGTTAATAATTTGAAAGCATGCCAGACGGAAGGCGGCGTGCTCCATCTCGGCGTCGCCATCGGGTAA
- the dinG gene encoding ATP-dependent DNA helicase DinG yields the protein MRFAVLDLETTGDQAGRDEIIQVGLVIVNDFEIEHTYASFVRPSAPIPPFIRSLTGITDEMVADAPEPDDVMNEIVPLLDGAVLVAHNAMFDVAFLQRSLGNAGYPAFAGRILDTLDWLRMLFPTLSSYQLSFVSAAFGIEHDRPHQADSDAEATARIWIRCMEKLFSLPLMTLQRLGFLFAHPDMAGGDNAWFLEEVVAYKEQIADGSDREPAKSHRQFALGVDDWATGEDEGREALDLDFEAFYEEMKRRIREKVPDYEERPAQERMMQEVSQSLNDEKHLVIEAGTGTGKSLGYLIPSIHYALQHKEKVVVSTHTINLQEQLRQKELPLLHELSPAPFKSAVLKGRSHYLCLRKFEHKVNLQDFPNEREDRIIAAQMIVWLGETAHGDEEELNLGQKGGEFWSHVASDADSCLNRACPWFRKCFYHRARNEANEADVIITNHSLLFTDVKAEHRILPAYGRLVVDEAHHLEDVASQHLGLELSYFSLVGALTTLLKDSKTGQLPLLKSLLEQHPNAKTEGWSERLGELFPEIVKAKETWDELFEALYDRFLAREAAASAEGGGTVAVRLKHDKLPHDWNQFEAMEDNLYLTLSKVLKVLDRLINEGKEDADDFGLESLLTDLSGTVKDVYRARDALRLLIKADDSNMVYWLEASPHFKSRSVRLYAAPIDVSGLMREHFWERKDAVVMTSATLTVEKSFDYVKSQLGLKSGGEDGERLATVQLPSPFKYREQALVLIPRDFPGLKGANADPAFLERLVESLRDAAVVTNGKMLVLFTSNKMLKQTHGPLRDALQPHGIHVLGQGVDSGNRSKLTRLFLQANSAVLLGTSSFWEGVDIPGEALTCLAIVRLPFQPPNHPMVEAKSEYLRARNENPFTKLSVPQAVIRFKQGFGRLVRTARDRGIVLIYDTRVIETNYGKHFLYSLPGPKIEHLPCGSIPGRMREWLDAPWPAGKEEAT from the coding sequence ATGAGATTTGCCGTATTGGATCTGGAAACGACGGGCGATCAGGCCGGCCGCGACGAAATTATCCAGGTCGGACTCGTGATCGTCAACGACTTTGAAATCGAACATACGTACGCTTCGTTCGTTCGCCCCAGCGCGCCGATCCCGCCGTTCATCCGCTCGCTGACCGGCATTACGGACGAGATGGTGGCGGACGCGCCGGAGCCGGACGACGTCATGAACGAGATCGTGCCGCTGCTGGACGGGGCGGTGCTCGTCGCGCACAACGCGATGTTCGACGTGGCGTTCCTGCAGCGCTCGCTCGGCAATGCGGGTTATCCCGCCTTCGCCGGGCGTATCCTCGATACGCTCGATTGGCTGCGGATGCTGTTCCCGACGCTGTCGAGCTATCAGCTGTCGTTCGTCTCCGCGGCGTTCGGCATCGAGCACGATCGGCCGCATCAAGCCGACAGCGACGCCGAAGCGACTGCACGCATTTGGATCCGCTGCATGGAGAAGCTGTTCTCGCTGCCGCTCATGACGCTGCAGCGGCTCGGCTTCTTGTTCGCGCATCCGGACATGGCCGGCGGGGATAACGCCTGGTTTTTGGAAGAAGTCGTCGCGTACAAGGAGCAGATAGCCGATGGGAGCGACCGAGAACCGGCGAAATCCCACCGGCAATTTGCGTTGGGCGTGGACGATTGGGCGACCGGCGAGGACGAGGGGCGCGAAGCGCTGGACCTCGATTTCGAAGCGTTCTACGAAGAAATGAAGCGCCGCATTCGCGAGAAGGTGCCGGATTACGAGGAACGACCGGCGCAGGAGCGGATGATGCAAGAAGTGTCGCAATCGCTCAACGACGAGAAGCATCTCGTCATCGAGGCGGGCACGGGCACGGGCAAATCGCTCGGCTATTTGATCCCGTCCATTCATTACGCGCTGCAGCATAAAGAGAAGGTCGTCGTCAGCACGCATACGATCAATTTGCAGGAGCAGTTGAGGCAGAAGGAGCTTCCGCTGCTGCACGAGCTGTCGCCGGCGCCGTTCAAATCGGCGGTGCTCAAAGGGCGCAGCCATTATTTATGCCTCCGCAAATTCGAACATAAGGTAAACCTGCAGGACTTCCCGAACGAGCGCGAAGATCGGATCATCGCCGCGCAGATGATCGTTTGGCTCGGCGAAACGGCGCACGGCGACGAAGAGGAGCTGAACCTCGGTCAAAAGGGCGGCGAATTTTGGTCCCACGTCGCGTCGGATGCGGATTCGTGCTTGAACCGGGCATGTCCTTGGTTCCGCAAATGCTTCTATCATCGCGCGCGGAACGAAGCGAACGAAGCCGACGTTATTATTACGAATCATTCCTTATTATTCACCGACGTGAAAGCGGAGCACCGCATCCTTCCCGCATATGGAAGACTGGTCGTCGACGAAGCCCATCATCTCGAGGACGTAGCGAGCCAGCATCTCGGATTGGAGCTGTCGTATTTCTCGCTCGTCGGCGCGCTGACGACGCTGCTCAAGGACAGCAAAACCGGTCAGCTGCCGCTGCTGAAGTCGCTCCTCGAGCAGCATCCGAACGCGAAAACCGAAGGCTGGAGCGAACGGCTAGGCGAGCTGTTCCCGGAGATCGTCAAAGCGAAAGAGACGTGGGACGAGCTGTTCGAAGCGCTGTACGACCGATTTCTTGCGCGGGAAGCGGCGGCGTCGGCGGAGGGCGGCGGCACCGTCGCGGTCCGCTTAAAGCACGATAAGCTTCCGCACGATTGGAATCAGTTCGAAGCGATGGAAGACAATCTGTATCTTACGCTGTCGAAAGTGCTCAAGGTGCTCGATCGGCTGATCAACGAAGGGAAAGAGGATGCCGACGATTTCGGGCTGGAGAGCCTCCTTACCGATCTCTCCGGCACCGTGAAGGACGTCTACCGGGCCCGCGACGCGCTCCGCCTGCTCATTAAGGCCGACGACTCCAACATGGTGTATTGGCTCGAGGCGAGTCCGCATTTCAAGTCGCGTTCCGTCCGGCTGTATGCCGCCCCGATCGACGTTTCGGGCCTCATGCGGGAGCACTTCTGGGAGCGGAAAGACGCCGTCGTCATGACGTCCGCGACGCTGACGGTCGAGAAATCGTTCGACTACGTCAAATCGCAGCTAGGCCTAAAAAGCGGCGGCGAAGACGGAGAGCGGCTGGCGACGGTGCAGCTGCCGTCTCCGTTCAAATACCGCGAGCAGGCGCTCGTGCTCATTCCCCGCGATTTCCCCGGCCTCAAAGGGGCGAACGCCGACCCGGCGTTCCTCGAGCGGCTCGTCGAGTCGCTGCGCGATGCGGCGGTCGTCACGAACGGCAAAATGCTCGTGCTCTTCACGTCGAACAAAATGTTAAAGCAAACGCACGGGCCGCTGCGAGACGCGCTGCAGCCGCACGGCATTCACGTGCTCGGCCAAGGGGTCGACAGCGGCAACCGCAGCAAGCTGACCCGGTTGTTCCTGCAGGCGAATTCGGCGGTGCTGCTCGGGACGAGTTCGTTCTGGGAGGGCGTCGACATCCCCGGCGAGGCGCTGACGTGTCTCGCCATCGTGCGCCTGCCGTTCCAGCCGCCGAACCATCCGATGGTCGAGGCGAAGAGCGAATATTTGCGGGCCCGCAACGAAAATCCGTTCACGAAGCTGTCGGTGCCGCAGGCGGTCATTCGATTCAAGCAGGGCTTCGGGAGGCTCGTCCGCACGGCGAGAGACCGGGGCATCGTGCTGATTTACGACACGCGCGTCATCGAGACGAACTACGGGAAACATTTCTTGTATTCGCTGCCCGGACCGAAAATCGAACATCTGCCTTGCGGATCGATTCCGGGGCGTATGCGCGAGTGGCTGGACGCGCCTTGGCCGGCGGGGAAGGAGGAAGCGACTTGA
- the panD gene encoding aspartate 1-decarboxylase, protein MFRTMMKSKIHRAVVTEANLNYVGSITIDEDLMDAVDIWPNEKVQVVNNTNGARLETYVIPGPRGEGTICLNGAAARLVQPGDVVIIISYAAMSEEEARHYKPKVAIMGAGNKIVRTDDHEVHATIL, encoded by the coding sequence ATGTTTCGCACGATGATGAAATCGAAAATTCATCGCGCCGTCGTCACCGAGGCGAATTTGAATTACGTCGGCAGCATTACGATCGACGAAGACTTGATGGACGCGGTCGACATTTGGCCGAACGAGAAGGTGCAGGTCGTCAACAATACGAACGGCGCTAGGCTGGAGACGTACGTCATTCCGGGCCCCCGCGGCGAGGGCACGATTTGTCTGAACGGCGCGGCGGCCCGCCTCGTGCAGCCCGGCGACGTCGTCATCATCATTTCGTACGCGGCGATGTCGGAGGAAGAAGCACGCCATTATAAGCCGAAAGTGGCCATTATGGGGGCGGGCAACAAAATCGTCCGGACGGACGACCACGAGGTTCACGCGACGATTTTGTGA